A stretch of Anaeromyxobacter dehalogenans 2CP-1 DNA encodes these proteins:
- a CDS encoding HD domain-containing protein: MTAPVPSRAAAWSLLCEHTASQPLRRHALAVEASMRALALRAGVADPAGLETWGLVGLLHDFDYERFPTEQDHVFRGMEILRARGWPEPIVKAVGGHAFYTGVAREAPMEKAIVAADELTGFVGACALVRPSRRIADVPVESVVKRMKDKAFARSVDREYIRRGAEEVGLPLPELVALVLRAQVPIAARLGLDGAPAADLPDAPVPPEPPPPAP; the protein is encoded by the coding sequence ATGACCGCCCCCGTCCCGTCCCGCGCCGCCGCCTGGTCGCTCCTCTGCGAGCACACCGCGTCCCAGCCGCTCCGCCGCCACGCGCTGGCGGTCGAGGCGTCGATGCGCGCCCTGGCGCTGCGCGCCGGCGTGGCCGATCCGGCCGGGCTGGAGACCTGGGGCCTGGTGGGCCTGCTCCACGACTTCGACTACGAGCGCTTCCCGACCGAGCAGGACCACGTGTTCCGCGGCATGGAGATCCTGCGCGCCCGCGGCTGGCCGGAGCCCATCGTGAAGGCGGTGGGCGGGCACGCGTTCTACACCGGCGTCGCGCGCGAGGCGCCCATGGAGAAGGCGATCGTGGCGGCCGACGAGCTGACCGGCTTCGTGGGCGCCTGCGCGCTGGTCCGCCCCTCGAGGCGGATCGCCGACGTGCCGGTGGAGTCGGTGGTGAAGCGGATGAAGGACAAGGCGTTCGCGCGCTCGGTGGACCGCGAGTACATCCGGCGCGGCGCGGAGGAGGTGGGGCTGCCGCTCCCGGAGCTGGTCGCGCTGGTGCTGCGGGCGCAGGTGCCGATCGCGGCGCGGCTCGGGCTCGACGGCGCGCCGGCGGCGGACCTGCCCGACGCCCCGGTCCCGCCGGAGCCGCCCCCGCCCGCGCCGTAG
- a CDS encoding SRPBCC family protein yields MTPSPGIHLEHFYAHAPAAVWRALTDPQLHARWWAAGDVRPVVGHRFDLDMGPFGKQPCEVLEVQPERLLRYRFASGTLDTIITWRLTPEGTGTRLTLTHEGFDLDSPLGRRAFEGMKPGWPAVLARLGALLGELG; encoded by the coding sequence ATGACCCCCTCGCCTGGCATCCACCTGGAGCACTTCTACGCGCACGCGCCCGCGGCGGTGTGGAGGGCGCTCACGGACCCGCAGCTGCACGCCCGCTGGTGGGCCGCGGGTGACGTCCGGCCGGTCGTCGGCCACCGGTTCGATCTCGACATGGGCCCGTTCGGCAAGCAGCCGTGCGAGGTGCTGGAGGTCCAGCCGGAGCGCCTGCTGCGGTACCGCTTCGCCTCGGGGACCCTCGACACGATCATCACCTGGCGCCTCACGCCCGAGGGCACCGGAACCCGGCTCACGCTGACGCACGAGGGGTTCGATCTCGACTCGCCGCTGGGCCGCCGCGCGTTCGAGGGCATGAAGCCGGGCTGGCCGGCGGTCCTTGCGCGGCTGGGCGCGCTGCTGGGTGAGCTCGGCTGA
- a CDS encoding ArsR/SmtB family transcription factor — protein MPHVDVFSALASPIRREILWQLRKGPRAVNELARAFEVGRPAVSEHLQVLRRARLVREEPRGRERYYHLDPRPLSEVERWLETFERYWTQRLTALEDLLDEKGTR, from the coding sequence ATGCCGCACGTCGACGTCTTCTCCGCGCTCGCGAGCCCGATCCGGCGCGAGATCCTGTGGCAGCTCCGCAAGGGTCCTCGCGCCGTCAACGAGCTGGCGCGCGCGTTCGAGGTCGGGCGCCCGGCCGTCTCCGAGCACCTCCAGGTCCTCAGGCGGGCCCGGCTCGTCCGCGAGGAGCCGCGCGGTCGCGAGCGCTACTACCACCTCGATCCGCGCCCGCTCTCGGAGGTCGAGCGCTGGCTCGAGACGTTCGAGCGTTACTGGACGCAGCGCCTCACCGCGCTCGAGGACCTCCTCGACGAGAAAGGAACGAGATGA
- a CDS encoding alpha/beta hydrolase, whose protein sequence is MHGSLLELEIDSQALAGNPLGDPARRPLLCWVPPGGAAGLPAVYFLHGFAGSARGWLNVSAFQPTVPERLDALVAAGEVPPFVAVFPDGFTALGGTQWINAPAVGRYQDYVAEDVVRLVDARLGTVPRREARAVVGKSSGGYGALCMGRDRPDVFAHLGCHAGDAYFEYCYLHDLPQAAAALLGAPDAAAWLDDAKQRARETRLAGADHPVLNVLAMAAHYAADPAAPLGLALPFELPSGRIREDVWSRWLEADPVRFVPRALEAYRRLASVFLDCGTRDEFHLRWGARMVAEALRAGGVPVVHEEFEGGHMGTSWRYDASVRHLVPRLARGA, encoded by the coding sequence ATGCACGGATCGCTGCTGGAGCTCGAGATCGACTCGCAGGCGCTGGCCGGGAACCCGCTCGGCGATCCGGCGCGGCGGCCGCTGCTGTGCTGGGTGCCGCCGGGCGGCGCGGCCGGGCTGCCCGCGGTCTACTTCCTCCACGGCTTCGCCGGCTCGGCGCGCGGCTGGCTGAACGTGAGCGCGTTCCAGCCCACCGTGCCGGAGCGGCTCGACGCGCTGGTCGCGGCCGGCGAGGTCCCGCCGTTCGTGGCGGTGTTCCCGGACGGCTTCACCGCGCTGGGCGGGACGCAGTGGATCAACGCGCCCGCGGTGGGCCGCTACCAGGACTACGTGGCGGAGGACGTGGTGCGCCTGGTGGACGCGCGGCTCGGGACCGTCCCGCGGCGCGAGGCGCGCGCCGTGGTGGGGAAGAGCTCGGGCGGCTACGGCGCGCTGTGCATGGGCCGGGACCGGCCCGACGTCTTCGCGCACCTCGGCTGCCACGCCGGCGACGCCTACTTCGAGTACTGCTACCTGCACGACCTCCCCCAGGCGGCGGCGGCGCTGCTCGGCGCGCCCGACGCGGCCGCGTGGCTGGACGACGCGAAGCAGCGGGCGCGCGAGACGAGGCTCGCGGGCGCCGACCACCCGGTGCTGAACGTGCTCGCGATGGCCGCGCACTACGCCGCGGATCCCGCCGCGCCGCTCGGCCTCGCGCTCCCGTTCGAGCTGCCCAGCGGCCGGATCCGCGAGGACGTGTGGTCGCGCTGGCTGGAGGCCGATCCGGTCCGCTTCGTGCCGCGCGCGCTCGAGGCCTACCGGCGCCTCGCGAGCGTGTTCCTCGACTGCGGCACCCGCGACGAGTTCCACCTGCGCTGGGGCGCCCGCATGGTCGCGGAGGCGCTGCGCGCGGGCGGCGTGCCGGTGGTGCACGAGGAGTTCGAGGGCGGCCACATGGGCACGAGCTGGCGCTACGACGCCTCGGTCCGGCACCTGGTGCCCAGGCTCGCGCGCGGCGCGTAG
- a CDS encoding autotransporter domain-containing protein yields the protein MRRIVTLGAVLAALMLPTASSAQVSLGLRLGYAWGLGDVGGGGGDKLKMSDWVDGQVPIQVDALFRVTPDLAVGPYFSYGFARAGGDLKSTCDVSGVDCSAYVMRLGVEGIYTLPRAGNLAPWLGLGIGYEWNRLKAEGGGENLTMKWKGVEWLNLQAGMDFFVAPQLRTGPFLMLSLGRYDKGDASGVISGGGSINDKKFHEWLQVGWRGQFDL from the coding sequence ATGCGCAGGATCGTGACGCTGGGCGCGGTGCTCGCCGCGCTGATGCTGCCGACCGCCTCGAGCGCGCAGGTCAGCCTGGGTCTCCGGCTCGGCTATGCCTGGGGGCTCGGGGACGTGGGCGGCGGCGGCGGCGACAAGCTGAAGATGTCCGACTGGGTGGACGGGCAGGTGCCGATCCAGGTGGACGCGCTGTTCCGGGTGACGCCGGACCTCGCGGTCGGTCCCTACTTCTCCTACGGCTTCGCCCGCGCCGGGGGCGACCTGAAGTCGACGTGCGACGTGTCCGGGGTGGACTGCTCCGCGTACGTGATGCGGCTCGGGGTCGAGGGGATCTACACGCTGCCGCGCGCCGGCAACCTCGCGCCGTGGCTCGGCCTCGGCATCGGGTACGAGTGGAACCGGCTGAAGGCGGAGGGCGGCGGCGAGAACCTGACCATGAAGTGGAAGGGCGTGGAGTGGCTGAACCTGCAGGCCGGCATGGACTTCTTCGTCGCGCCGCAGCTCCGCACCGGGCCGTTCCTGATGCTGAGCCTCGGCCGCTACGACAAGGGCGACGCCTCCGGCGTGATCTCCGGCGGCGGCAGCATCAACGACAAGAAGTTCCACGAGTGGCTGCAGGTCGGCTGGCGCGGCCAGTTCGACCTGTAG
- the alaS gene encoding alanine--tRNA ligase, whose translation MKTLTAAEIRELFQRYFEEHGHRRVASASLVPQNDPTLLFTNAGMVQFKDVFTGRERRDYSRATTAQKCVRAGGKHNDLENVGFTARHHTFFEMMGNFSFGDYFKRDAIAWAWELVTGPAWLGIAKDRLAATVFAGEGTLPWDEEAFELWKAQGVPVERIHKLGAKDNFWAMGDTGPCGPCSELHYFQGNDIPCAEELAGRKCQGVACDCDRWLEIWNLVFMQFERGQDGGLTPLPKPSIDTGAGLERLASVVQGKRSNYDTDLFRSIIQAVERLSGKRYDAASDDGVSMRVIADHARATTFLVGDGVLPSNEGRGYVLRRIMRRAIRHGKRLGLEKPFLAAVCGAVIDEMGGAYPETRENRAFIEKVAQQEEESFRRTLDKGLAILEGEMRKLVPDAIHDGKPATPAPGRARPIIDGKVAFQLYDTFGFPLDLTRVIAAERGFDVDEQGFDRHMAEQRARSEWKGSGEQGVDDLHKQIARELGEVKFLGYEQPAARAQVKAILANGARVARAGKGDKVELVTDATPFYGESGGQVGDVGRITGPGLEIRVDDAQRPVPGLVTHVGEVLRGEVAVGDAVELAVDDRRRDLVRANHSATHLLQFALREVLGEHVKQAGSVVAPDYLRFDFSHFQPVTEEELAAVERRVNDLVRENAETETAVLKLEEARHAGAMMIFGEKYGDVVRVVRIGPSKELCGGTHVRRSGDIAFFKIGSEESIASGVRRLVAYTGARAVEVQQREAEELRRAAALLKAGALEVAQKIDQTQRRVKDLERALEEARSKAAAAQSGDLAALAKDVGGAKVLAARVDGDGKALRELADKLRDRLGKGVVALGAEQDGKAILLVAVTRDLTARLKAGDLVKEAAKLVGGSGGGKPDMAQAGGSDPAGLEKALEKVAELATRALA comes from the coding sequence ATGAAGACCCTGACCGCCGCCGAGATCCGCGAGCTGTTCCAGCGCTACTTCGAGGAGCACGGCCACCGCCGGGTGGCGAGCGCCTCGCTCGTCCCGCAGAACGATCCGACGCTGCTCTTCACGAACGCCGGGATGGTCCAGTTCAAGGACGTGTTCACCGGACGCGAGCGCCGCGACTACTCGCGCGCCACCACCGCGCAGAAGTGCGTGCGCGCCGGCGGAAAGCACAACGACCTCGAGAACGTCGGGTTCACCGCCCGTCACCACACGTTCTTCGAGATGATGGGGAACTTCTCCTTCGGCGACTACTTCAAGCGCGACGCGATCGCCTGGGCGTGGGAGCTCGTCACCGGCCCGGCGTGGCTCGGCATCGCGAAGGACCGGCTCGCGGCCACCGTCTTCGCGGGCGAGGGGACGCTGCCCTGGGACGAGGAGGCGTTCGAGCTGTGGAAGGCGCAGGGCGTGCCGGTGGAGCGCATCCACAAGCTGGGCGCGAAGGACAACTTCTGGGCCATGGGCGACACCGGCCCGTGCGGCCCCTGCTCCGAGCTGCACTACTTCCAGGGCAACGACATCCCCTGCGCCGAGGAGCTGGCCGGGCGCAAGTGCCAGGGCGTCGCCTGCGACTGCGACCGCTGGCTCGAGATCTGGAACCTCGTGTTCATGCAGTTCGAGCGCGGCCAGGACGGCGGGCTCACGCCGCTGCCCAAGCCCTCCATCGACACGGGCGCCGGCCTGGAGCGGCTCGCGTCGGTCGTGCAGGGCAAGCGCTCGAACTACGACACCGACCTGTTCCGCAGCATCATCCAGGCGGTGGAGCGGCTCTCCGGGAAGCGCTACGACGCCGCGTCCGACGACGGCGTCTCGATGCGCGTCATCGCCGACCACGCCCGCGCCACCACGTTCCTGGTGGGCGACGGCGTGCTCCCGTCGAACGAGGGGCGCGGCTACGTGCTCCGCCGGATCATGCGGCGCGCCATCCGGCACGGGAAGCGGCTCGGGCTGGAGAAGCCGTTCCTGGCGGCGGTGTGCGGGGCCGTCATCGACGAGATGGGCGGGGCCTATCCGGAGACGCGGGAGAACCGCGCGTTCATCGAGAAGGTGGCGCAGCAGGAGGAGGAGTCCTTCCGCCGCACGCTCGACAAGGGGCTCGCCATCCTCGAGGGCGAGATGCGCAAGCTCGTCCCCGACGCGATCCACGACGGCAAGCCCGCCACCCCGGCGCCGGGCCGGGCGCGGCCGATCATCGACGGCAAGGTGGCGTTCCAGCTCTACGACACGTTCGGCTTCCCGCTCGACCTCACCCGCGTCATCGCGGCGGAGCGCGGGTTCGACGTGGACGAGCAGGGCTTCGACCGCCACATGGCGGAGCAGCGCGCGCGCTCCGAGTGGAAGGGCTCGGGCGAGCAGGGCGTCGACGACCTGCACAAGCAGATCGCGCGCGAGCTCGGCGAGGTGAAGTTCCTCGGCTACGAGCAGCCGGCGGCCCGCGCGCAGGTGAAGGCGATCCTCGCGAACGGCGCCCGCGTGGCGCGCGCCGGCAAGGGCGACAAGGTCGAGCTCGTCACCGACGCGACGCCGTTCTACGGCGAGTCCGGCGGCCAGGTGGGCGACGTGGGCCGCATCACCGGCCCGGGGCTGGAGATCCGGGTGGACGACGCGCAGCGCCCGGTGCCGGGGCTGGTCACGCACGTGGGCGAGGTGCTGCGCGGCGAGGTGGCGGTGGGCGACGCGGTGGAGCTCGCGGTGGACGACCGCCGGCGCGACCTCGTGCGCGCGAACCACTCCGCCACGCACCTGCTGCAGTTCGCGCTGCGCGAGGTGCTGGGCGAGCACGTGAAGCAGGCCGGCTCGGTGGTGGCGCCGGACTACCTGCGCTTCGACTTCTCGCACTTCCAGCCGGTCACCGAGGAGGAGCTGGCCGCGGTGGAGCGGCGGGTGAACGACCTCGTCCGGGAGAACGCCGAGACCGAGACCGCGGTGCTGAAGCTGGAGGAGGCGCGCCACGCCGGCGCGATGATGATCTTCGGCGAGAAGTACGGCGACGTGGTGCGCGTGGTCCGCATCGGCCCCTCCAAGGAGCTGTGCGGCGGCACGCACGTGCGCCGGTCCGGCGACATCGCGTTCTTCAAGATCGGCTCGGAGGAGTCGATCGCCTCGGGCGTGCGGCGCCTGGTGGCGTACACCGGCGCGCGCGCGGTCGAGGTCCAGCAGCGCGAGGCGGAGGAGCTGCGGCGCGCCGCGGCGCTGCTCAAGGCCGGCGCGCTGGAGGTCGCGCAGAAGATCGACCAGACGCAGCGGCGCGTGAAGGACCTGGAGCGCGCGCTGGAGGAGGCGCGCTCGAAGGCCGCCGCGGCGCAGTCCGGCGACCTCGCCGCGCTGGCGAAGGACGTGGGCGGCGCGAAGGTGCTGGCCGCGCGCGTGGACGGCGACGGCAAGGCGCTGCGCGAGCTCGCCGACAAGCTGCGCGATCGCCTGGGCAAGGGCGTGGTGGCGCTCGGCGCCGAGCAGGACGGCAAGGCGATCCTGCTGGTGGCGGTGACCCGCGATCTCACCGCGCGCCTGAAGGCCGGCGACCTGGTGAAGGAGGCCGCGAAGCTGGTGGGCGGCTCCGGCGGCGGCAAGCCGGACATGGCGCAGGCGGGCGGCTCGGACCCGGCCGGCCTGGAGAAGGCGCTCGAGAAGGTGGCCGAGCTCGCCACGCGCGCGCTCGCGTGA
- the trmB gene encoding tRNA (guanosine(46)-N7)-methyltransferase TrmB, which produces MIFSIEDDAPIVRDLLPDWRARFGAAGGRLELEIGCGHGGFALGFARAFPDRALVGIEQRRKFAAVLAAKGARHGLSNLLVLNGDARLLAPRLFAAGSLAAIHVHFPDPWWKRRHHRRRLVDDRMSALLLGLLAPGGVLDFRTDVERYAREAVIRLEEAGFRNAAGPGRFAEAAPDEIPSTRERRYLASGEPVWRLRLLKP; this is translated from the coding sequence ATGATCTTCTCCATCGAAGACGACGCACCCATCGTGCGCGACCTCCTGCCCGACTGGCGCGCCCGCTTCGGCGCGGCCGGCGGCCGCCTCGAGCTGGAGATCGGCTGCGGACACGGCGGCTTCGCGCTCGGGTTCGCGCGCGCGTTCCCCGACCGGGCGCTGGTGGGGATCGAGCAGCGGCGGAAGTTCGCCGCGGTGCTGGCGGCGAAGGGCGCGCGGCACGGGCTCTCCAACCTGCTGGTGCTGAACGGGGACGCGCGGCTCCTCGCCCCGCGGCTGTTCGCCGCGGGCTCGCTCGCGGCGATCCACGTGCACTTCCCCGACCCGTGGTGGAAGCGGCGCCACCACCGCCGGCGCCTGGTGGACGATCGGATGTCCGCGCTGCTCCTCGGCCTGCTCGCGCCCGGCGGCGTGCTCGACTTCCGCACCGACGTGGAGCGCTACGCGCGCGAGGCGGTGATCCGCCTCGAGGAGGCCGGCTTCCGCAACGCCGCCGGCCCGGGCCGCTTCGCGGAGGCCGCGCCCGACGAGATCCCGTCCACGCGCGAGCGCCGCTACCTCGCGAGCGGCGAGCCGGTGTGGCGCCTGCGCCTCCTGAAGCCGTGA
- a CDS encoding ABC transporter ATP-binding protein, with translation MIRLAGVTKAFRDGDRPVPVLRGIDLEVRPGELVAIVGPSGSGKSTLLYVAGALDRDFAGEVEVAGTRLAGLSPRARAELRNRAVGFVFQSFNLLAGMSALENVMLPGMLRREGAEGTAAVRARAAEALASVGLAEKARATPAHLSGGERQRVAIARALLARPQVLLADEPTGNLDAVSGDGIIRLFQRMAAGGMTVLVVTHEERVSEAASRVLHLEDGRLR, from the coding sequence GTGATCCGGCTCGCCGGCGTCACCAAGGCGTTCCGCGACGGCGACCGCCCGGTGCCGGTGCTGCGCGGCATCGACCTGGAGGTGCGGCCGGGCGAGCTGGTCGCGATCGTGGGCCCCTCGGGCTCGGGCAAGTCCACCCTGCTCTACGTCGCCGGCGCGCTCGACCGTGACTTCGCCGGGGAGGTCGAGGTGGCCGGCACGCGGCTCGCCGGGCTCTCGCCCCGCGCGCGGGCCGAGCTGCGGAACCGCGCGGTGGGCTTCGTGTTCCAGTCGTTCAACCTGCTCGCGGGGATGTCGGCCCTCGAGAACGTGATGCTGCCGGGGATGCTCCGCCGCGAGGGCGCGGAGGGCACCGCCGCGGTGCGCGCCCGCGCCGCCGAGGCGCTCGCGTCGGTCGGGCTCGCGGAGAAGGCGCGCGCCACGCCGGCGCACCTCTCCGGCGGCGAGCGCCAGCGTGTGGCCATCGCGCGGGCGCTGCTGGCGCGCCCGCAGGTGCTCCTCGCCGACGAGCCGACCGGCAACCTCGACGCGGTGAGCGGCGACGGCATCATCCGGCTGTTCCAGCGCATGGCCGCCGGCGGGATGACCGTGCTGGTGGTGACGCACGAGGAGCGCGTGTCCGAGGCGGCCTCGCGGGTGCTCCACCTCGAGGACGGGAGGCTCCGGTGA
- a CDS encoding FtsX-like permease family protein, whose translation MSARGVLWIARANLRADRKGALLNAAAACVGAAALVFILALGMGVSHAARRMFPADARLVEVVPAGVALGGVLGGGRLDDAALARLGRLPGVEQAWPRLSLRVPVAASRPPTGLDYNWPPGMTLQIPVVGVAPGLVQADLRAGRAFADPGPGGGPIPVLLSRRLLEVYDKTIAPAWNVRRLPPGLSIVGLQLPVRVGFSIVPQKTEDRVYEARLELAGLSDRVPLYLMAMPLDTVRRLHREYGKPDAGYTQVTLLARRPDDVPAVMAAVRRMGFSVDEGERSAAERVGTVVAVTTGALALLAGVLCALAALAIAQSLSASVRGRAKEIAILEAVGAAPADVRAVVLAEAALVGLVGGAIGTALAVAAARVTDAAAARALPDFPFRPDTFFALPPWLVVLGVAVPAAAAVVGALAPAAFAARIDPARTLS comes from the coding sequence GTGAGCGCGCGTGGCGTCCTCTGGATCGCGCGGGCGAACCTGCGCGCCGACCGCAAGGGCGCGCTGCTGAACGCGGCCGCCGCCTGCGTGGGCGCGGCGGCGCTGGTGTTCATCCTGGCGCTCGGCATGGGCGTCTCGCACGCGGCCCGGCGCATGTTCCCGGCGGACGCGCGGCTGGTGGAGGTGGTCCCGGCCGGCGTGGCGCTGGGCGGGGTCCTGGGCGGCGGGCGCCTCGACGACGCGGCGCTGGCGCGGCTCGGGCGCCTCCCCGGCGTCGAGCAGGCCTGGCCGCGGCTCTCGCTGCGCGTGCCGGTGGCGGCGTCCCGGCCGCCCACCGGGCTCGACTACAACTGGCCGCCCGGCATGACCCTCCAGATCCCGGTGGTGGGCGTGGCGCCCGGGCTGGTGCAGGCCGACCTGCGGGCGGGGCGCGCCTTCGCGGACCCGGGCCCGGGCGGCGGCCCGATCCCGGTGCTGCTCTCGCGGCGGCTGCTCGAGGTCTACGACAAGACCATCGCGCCGGCCTGGAACGTGCGGAGGCTGCCGCCGGGCCTGTCCATCGTGGGGCTCCAGCTCCCGGTGCGGGTCGGCTTCTCGATCGTGCCGCAGAAGACCGAGGACCGGGTGTACGAGGCGCGCCTGGAGCTGGCCGGGCTCTCGGATCGCGTGCCGCTCTACCTGATGGCGATGCCGCTCGACACCGTGCGGCGCCTGCACCGCGAGTACGGCAAGCCGGACGCGGGCTACACGCAGGTGACGCTGCTCGCGCGCCGCCCCGACGACGTGCCGGCGGTCATGGCGGCGGTGCGGCGCATGGGCTTCTCGGTGGACGAGGGGGAGCGCTCGGCGGCGGAGCGCGTGGGCACGGTGGTGGCGGTGACCACCGGCGCGCTCGCGCTGCTCGCCGGCGTCCTGTGCGCGCTCGCGGCGCTCGCCATCGCGCAGTCGCTCTCGGCGAGCGTGCGCGGCCGGGCGAAGGAGATCGCGATCCTGGAGGCGGTGGGCGCGGCGCCCGCCGACGTGCGCGCGGTGGTGCTCGCGGAGGCGGCGCTGGTGGGGCTGGTGGGCGGCGCGATCGGCACCGCGCTGGCGGTGGCCGCGGCGCGGGTCACCGACGCGGCCGCGGCCCGCGCGCTCCCGGACTTCCCGTTCCGCCCGGACACCTTCTTCGCGCTGCCGCCCTGGCTCGTCGTGCTCGGCGTCGCGGTGCCGGCGGCGGCGGCGGTGGTGGGCGCGCTCGCGCCGGCGGCGTTCGCGGCGCGGATCGATCCGGCGAGAACGTTGTCGTGA
- a CDS encoding lytic transglycosylase domain-containing protein → MRQIRTTFLAVCALALAGPASPQGPASRGVTVQAAAQALPAAEVPEAQIVAPPKPAQRRQEPSVQDAIANADAPDEPAIAEEIEQESAELEDLRQAEEASRVQDGAEGRRTVGADGLGLESPIRDRVEGALGRDATPRGEGAGRIPLLPEIDHDLATLQAEYDIPIDVNEAVVAYVRFFQSPSVRAHFVKWLGRSHRYMERYRKILKDEGLPQDTVFLAMIESGFGNFAYSRAKASGPWQFIAATGKSYGLKQDFWVDERRDPERSARAAARFLKRLREQTGDWRLAWAGYNAGAGRVLAAQRMGYDDFWEMADVPGKKVLRAETKGYVPKLMAAAIITKHHEAFGFRQEEIERQAWTEYEEVDVPDATLLTVIARAAGVSEKEIIDLNPELRRACTPPRPYRIKIPAERAEAFAEAWPALRAKTRLTFAGHVVRRGDSIGRIAQRYGVPAQGILEMNGLKSARKLRVGTELIIPRPAAGVAVAARAPEPEARRPAAAERAAAQAPVRTASAAAPAAKPAHQTLRVRAGDTLWSIAQRFGVELQDLCRWNGIKNPRSHKLLVGAMIVVRPGRG, encoded by the coding sequence ATGAGGCAGATCCGCACGACCTTCCTAGCCGTTTGCGCGCTCGCCCTGGCCGGGCCGGCCAGCCCCCAGGGCCCCGCCTCCCGGGGCGTCACCGTCCAGGCCGCCGCCCAGGCCCTGCCCGCCGCGGAGGTGCCGGAGGCGCAGATCGTGGCGCCGCCGAAGCCGGCGCAGCGCCGCCAGGAGCCGTCGGTGCAGGACGCGATCGCGAACGCGGACGCGCCCGACGAGCCCGCCATCGCGGAGGAGATCGAGCAGGAGTCGGCGGAGCTGGAGGACCTGCGCCAGGCCGAGGAGGCGTCGCGGGTGCAGGACGGCGCCGAGGGCCGCCGGACGGTGGGCGCCGACGGGCTCGGGCTCGAGTCCCCCATCCGCGACCGCGTGGAGGGCGCGCTGGGCCGCGACGCCACGCCGCGGGGCGAGGGCGCCGGGCGGATCCCGCTGCTCCCCGAGATCGACCACGATCTCGCCACGCTCCAGGCCGAGTACGACATCCCCATCGACGTGAACGAGGCGGTGGTCGCGTACGTCCGCTTCTTCCAGTCGCCCAGCGTCCGCGCCCACTTCGTGAAGTGGCTCGGGCGCTCGCACCGGTACATGGAGCGGTACCGCAAGATCCTGAAGGACGAGGGGCTGCCGCAGGACACGGTCTTCCTCGCGATGATCGAGAGCGGCTTCGGCAACTTCGCCTACAGCCGCGCCAAGGCGTCCGGCCCCTGGCAGTTCATCGCCGCGACGGGCAAGAGCTACGGCCTGAAGCAGGACTTCTGGGTGGACGAGCGGCGCGATCCGGAGCGCTCCGCCCGCGCCGCCGCGCGCTTCCTGAAGCGGCTGCGCGAGCAGACCGGCGACTGGCGGCTGGCGTGGGCCGGCTACAACGCCGGCGCCGGCCGCGTCCTCGCCGCGCAGCGGATGGGGTACGACGACTTCTGGGAGATGGCGGACGTCCCCGGCAAGAAGGTGCTCCGCGCCGAGACCAAGGGCTACGTGCCGAAGCTGATGGCGGCCGCCATCATCACCAAGCACCACGAGGCGTTCGGGTTCCGGCAGGAGGAGATCGAGCGGCAGGCGTGGACGGAGTACGAGGAGGTGGACGTCCCGGACGCCACGCTGCTCACCGTCATCGCGCGCGCCGCCGGCGTCTCCGAGAAGGAGATCATCGACCTCAACCCCGAGCTGCGCCGCGCCTGCACGCCGCCCCGCCCGTACAGGATCAAGATCCCCGCCGAGCGCGCCGAGGCGTTCGCCGAGGCGTGGCCGGCGCTCCGCGCGAAGACCCGCCTGACGTTCGCCGGGCACGTGGTCCGCCGCGGCGACAGCATCGGCCGGATCGCGCAGCGCTACGGCGTGCCGGCCCAGGGCATCCTGGAGATGAACGGCCTGAAGAGCGCGCGGAAGCTGCGCGTCGGCACGGAGCTGATCATCCCGCGGCCCGCCGCCGGGGTGGCGGTGGCCGCGCGCGCGCCGGAGCCCGAGGCGCGCCGCCCGGCCGCCGCCGAGCGCGCCGCCGCCCAGGCGCCGGTGCGGACCGCCTCCGCCGCCGCGCCCGCCGCGAAGCCCGCGCACCAGACGCTGCGGGTCCGCGCCGGCGACACGCTCTGGTCCATCGCGCAGCGCTTCGGCGTCGAGCTCCAGGACCTGTGCCGCTGGAACGGGATCAAGAACCCCCGCAGCCACAAGCTGCTGGTGGGCGCGATGATCGTCGTGCGGCCCGGGCGCGGGTAG